Part of the Salvelinus sp. IW2-2015 linkage group LG7, ASM291031v2, whole genome shotgun sequence genome, TTCCTCCTGCAATTCCCACGGAAGCTCATCCGAAAAGTGTATGAGTGTGCATGAGAAACTTTAGTTGTTCTATTCAGTAGCTGTTGTAAATGTTTGACTGCAGTAGTGTACTCCTGATTCAGACCATTAACAAGAACCACTGATAGAATAACCTGTGTGTTCAGCTGTGGCTCCAGCTTGCCTATCACTCCTGAAATATGTCTGAAAGTTGCTCTAGGGAAACTATCTGTATGCTAGTGTCAGTGAAACTACGAATGCGAGCAAGGTTGGAATCACCAATAAAATCCACAGGTTTTGTAATCTCAACACTTGACTTTCAGTGCTAGATTGACATTGGGTAGAGaagttagcgttagccacctagtaacgttagctaggtggctaaagctagctaggggttaaggttagggtaaggagttaaattaaagggttaggggaagggttgaTGACCTAACAGCTCAGCAACTCGGCGGAAGCAAATATTATGTTTGAATCAGATGGCATGCCGAGTGGAGATGYGCGTGAGAGGAATTGCAAAAGGAAATAAGAGAAGTAAAGTGGTAGTGGAATCTAGTAAATGAAAGCCTAGTTATTTTTGGTTGGAGTAAGGGTTTTGGATCAATGTTATCTGGGAGATCTGATTGAAGTCTCTATAAAAATTGTGTAGGCGTTGGATGAGGTGGCTTCTATGAGAGCAACGAGAAGTGTGCTaatcagtttttttgtgtgtatctATGAAACAGAAGGAGCGTGCTCTGCACCTCAAGAAGATATCAGATTGTAATGTGTTGTCTAATACACACAGGTTGTCTAATACAATACAGCTGTAGCATAACTATCCATAGGCAAGGCCTAATATCTGTTTTGGCCTACACAGACAAACATCAAAGGTGCTTGACAGACAAGCGTAGAGGTTGAACAACTCTGACACCCAGTGGCAGTCACTGAAACTGCAAAAAAATAAGTCGGTCTCACAGTGCCTTCTATAAAATATCCGCGCTTCAAGatccttcatatacactgagtgtacaaataaTTAAGAACACGTACTCTTTCCAcgatagactgaccaggtcaatccaggtgaaagctatgatccctgatgtcacttgttaaatccacttcattttatttaagtgcctttgaacggggtatggtagtacgtgccaggcGCAAAgggttgtgtcaagaacagcaactcTGCTAGGGTTTTGacgcttaacagtttcccgtgtgtatcaagaatgctccaccaaccaaaggacatccacccAACTCGATCCAGTCAACTGTGGggcgcattggagtcaacatgggccaacatcactgttgaacactttcgacaccttgtagatgcCATGCTCCCAATgacttgaggctgttctgagggcaaaagagggtgcaactcaatatttggaaggtgttcttcGTGTTTTGGACACTCTGTGTACACATACTGTCATTGGTCTATGACCCAATGTTTGTTTGTCAATATCATGGCTgcatacattatttacaaactCACATCTAAACTACCTAAAACGAACGATACAAATCTAGAAATTTAACGTAACTTATCAGTACTGCAACATTGTAACTGGCCAACTAGCTACATATTTTGTCAGTAGATATTTTGCTACATGTGTGTCGCGTGCTCAAGTAGCCAAGCGTCGTCAACGGTTACAATCGGTCATTGACATTGGAAAGAAAGCCAGCTAGCCAGTCATAGGCAAATGTGTTGCATATTATTTTCGCAAATATCTACAAACTACAAGGCTAGGACCAAGTAGAGGTTGTCAAAAAGGAAGCTTCAATATCCTGATAACAGTAAGAAAGTCACAAATTTTTGTTAGCCAACGTTAATGTAAGTTAACCAGTGTTcgctgcagccagccagccaaatgAGGCAGTTTGTAAATACCGTTAATGTTAGGTGTAATTATGGCCGTTGGACAATATGCCTTATATTAGTGGTCATTGGCCAAAGGCTGTTCCTTCATATTTCTTCTGATCTAGCTAAATActagctaaatatatatatattttgtaactaAATGCATATCAGGTAAGCATATAGCAATTAGTGATGTTAGGCATAGCTAACTTTATCAGGGGTCCACCCTATGTTCCTTCAGCCTTatggccctatgttccctcagctctATGTTCCCTGGGCCCAATGTTCCCTCAACCTATATTCCCTCACCCCAATGTTCCCTCAGCTCTATGTTCCCCCAGCCATAGGGCCCAGGGAACaaagggctgagggaacatagggcccaGGGAACTGAGGGAGCATAGAGCCCAGGGAACATAGTGCTGAGGGAACATAGACATGGTCCCCTTTATCATATCACATGATGTAATCTGAATTTCTCTCCTCCAGAACAATCACCACCATGCGTCGTAGAAGATCAGCTTGTAGAGTCAACTCTGACAGCAGTGAGATCGATATTGATCTCTTAGGTATGCGTTTTCACAGTTCACCTACCTACAAGCACTCAATAGCACCTGTTGCATGACTAAGAAATGTCCTTTTATCTGATATCCTACCCATTTTTATCCCATAAAACATTGGGATACACTTACCAGTTTTCAAAGTTGTGTGTTGCAGCTGAGACAGAGTTGAGCAAACTCCAGAGACAGTTTCGCATCATGGAAGGAGACAGGCAGGCGTACAGAGTAGAATCACAGGATCTCATTCGCAGACAGCTGTGAGGATATTTTCGTCTTAAAGACTGAAAACATTGAAGATTACTTAAGATTCAGTGTACCTCTAAAGTTGTCTTTTGCTATGTTTACCTGGACATTGAAACTATACTGTATGCCCAtgacaacttattgtgggacatgtgaactccattctgccacctctggtcacTTGTCCCGTCCCCCCCCCTTTTTACCTCATttatcacctgatttacttagCAAAAGGCACATCttaataggtggtccaggtagcATCATGAAATTAGGATTTTTGTCTTGTTCTCTATTGCTAGagggggaggccgatgacatcagaGAGCGCCAtaagaccaactccttgaatggcctactccttgaagtttgcagttgtgtctgaaaaaacattatttgcTCAAAATAATACTATTTTATCCTTACGTGTGttcattactgtatttatacgtgggatattgtttttcaaaaggaaaaGTTCAAAAATAGCTGGAGTGCGTCTTTAATMccccccccccccccccccatttgttttaaataaatgaCGCCCTTGCTTTTCGTGAAGTAATACTATTTTTTCCTACTAGCACTAACTTTGCTGaaggctactttgaggaaaaatgtacttactatgactgagatgtggTTTTCTCACCTAGCTTTCTTAAGATGAacacactaactgtaagtcactctggataagagcgtctgctaaatgactaaaatgtaaatgcWAAATGTAATAAAAGGAGTTTAGTTGGAGAAATGTGGCCAGCCCAGCCACTGTCAATTGAACTGGCCTAATTGCTAACAAAAGGTTTTTAAAACAGTATGATTAAGTGTAGTACAGTGTTCCTCCATATCAGGGATAACGCTGTCTCTAGTAAGAGCACTAAGTCCAGTATGACACAAGCACATGGCTTCTTCCTTTGACACTGAAACGATGCATGTCTGTTACCCAACCAGGAGGGAGATCCAAAGGCTCCATGGTGAACGCGAGGAACTTCTCCGTAGCCTGCGTGTCTCAGAGAGTCCATTTCAATGCTGGGATGACACAGACGCCACGCAAAATCTGAGCAGCATGCTGGTGTACCGCGACAGGGTGGTGGAGCAGCTCGACTCTGAACAAGGGAAAATGGCTTATCTGAGACAGGAGGTGTTTGTATTGACGATTGCTTTGTTACAAACATCATAGATGTGAATTGCCCAGATAATCAGGAATTCATGATAGTTTAACctcatcctacccatgctagaaaCTGACTTTACCCCCAAACCTGCAGGTGTAGCAGAGGGGAATCTGGGAAACTCTTTCAGCAGCCTGAAGTGTCGCCCCTTGCCCTGTTGAAGAAGGCTTTTTTCAATAGCGCGATGGGTTGGAACTTTTTAGGGGGGCGGTCATGTGTTTGGGAGGTTGTGAGTTTGAGAGCTGAATCAGAGGAGAAGCAGTACTCACTAAGCAAGAAGCGTGACATCCTTTACAATGGTGCTGTGACCCGGATCTGCAGCTGCACTCAGCTCAACCGCTGGGATTGCTGTGGAGTGAGTTTGGAGGGGGAATGTAGCAGATGAGGACTTGTGAAACTCATTCCTCAGCCTGCAGTGTCGCCCCTAGCTCTGTTGAATAAGGCCTTTTTTCAATAGCGCAGAGTTCCTAGATTTGAGTCTTGGTATCAGCTGAATCAGGTAGAGGCGCTAAGCAAACAGCATGAAGTCCTTTACACAGGCCTATATCTTtttcaaatttattttattttaatcagCTCCAATTGACAATGTTTTATTCTTGATCAAATACCTAGTGATATTACTTAGGTAACCAGATTTAATTGCTTATCTGCTTTTATCTGCTTCTTCTGTGGTAGATTTTGACTTGGGAGAGTAAGCTGGCTGGCCAGAGGAGAGGGAGCACCACATACCACCGTCAGAAGTCGGAGGCAAACCAGACACTGAAGAACAGCCTCAtcctggagaacaaactggacaggGTTAGcagtagcctgagtgccagtctgtttctgcgcTCTTGCCAACTACTTATGGAATTGTCATGGTGTTGACATGCCACCCATGTCTTTGCACCAGGGTCGTGTTCGCTTCAACAAGCTTTTGGCCAAGAACGGGCAGCTGAGAGAGRAGCTGAAGATCTTGCACGTGGAGAGGAAGCAGTTCCTCCACCTCTACTGCAGGATGGAGAGGGTAAGGCTCACAGCACCATAAAAATCCAATTACTAGAATGGGTAATGAATTGGGATGCACCCAACTCACTGAGCAATGTTGTGTTCCTGTTTGTAATTCAGGAGCTGCAGGAGATTCGCAAGGACATCCGAGACATGATGGCTCTGTCCACTGCTGCTTTTGAGGCCAGGTAATACATACAGCTTTTTTGTGTTGATGTGTTTTTGAGTAGAAAAAGGTTATTTGGTCTGCATTGTAGAAAACAGactaaaacagggagggactacctgagcTTTTTTTTTAAGATGGTGTGCCCATCATGAATATGATCCTTCAGAGTGGAGGCTCGGTGCAAATGGATGCTGCTGAAGGAGAAAAAGGTGAAGGACCTGACCCAGTATGGCACGGAGGTGAGCGAGCTGCAGCGGGTCATCTCCCACGACCACCGCCTAAAGACCTTCATGAGCATCAAGGGCAACGAGTGCAGCAGCCAGGAGGAGGGCCAGGACCTGAGCCGCAGACAGGGTCATAGATGAGATACTTATTATAAGCCTtgttataagacattataaaggcttATACATGCTTATGACAAGTAACAGAGCATTATACCTGTATGCTTTAATTCACACAATGACAACAATTACAAAATGACAAATTACTAAATCAAATACACAGCGCCATGGCTTTTCAGCAGAccgattattttatttaatagcCGAATGCAACGCAGAAtaagcaatagttgaatagttcTGATTTGGTGCACTGAGTTGATGGTGTACTGCTTTATGTAAGTCTGACTTATATCTGTCTGattctgacctctaacctctgtctTTAGTTGAGGAGAGGCAGCGCAGGAGACTGGGACTGGACACTCAGGGAGGGACTTTTGGGACTCTCGATTCCTTGCAGGAGACCTTCCACAAGATCCACTGTGTCACAGGGGAGGAGGACCTGCACAAGCTGGTGGGGACCTTCATTCAGAGTGAGTCACAAAGCCATGTCTCCTCAGCAAAGGGGCACCTCTTAACTTCAAAATAATCGCATTTACTACTTTATTATGGAAATATGAWAAGGAAATATGCCGTCCTCATATTT contains:
- the LOC111966339 gene encoding outer dynein arm-docking complex subunit 1-like, with protein sequence MLVYRDRVVEQLDSEQGKMAYLRQEILTWESKLAGQRRGSTTYHRQKSEANQTLKNSLILENKLDRGRVRFNKLLAKNGQLREXLKILHVERKQFLHLYCRMERELQEIRKDIRDMMALSTAAFEARVEARCKWMLLKEKKVKDLTQYGTEVSELQRVISHDHRLKTFMSIKGNECSSQEEGQDLSRRQVEERQRRRLGLDTQGGTFGTLDSLQETFHKIHCVTGEEDLHKLVGTFIQIEDKNFALLNFVNEQNNEAETLKDEINQIRCEMEVFSREEHRQHEESRAVLQGVSVQQQATEQQMGGYQQRITSVGKILNQLKTGIDSVCHNIDCDRSVIEDKLGSSTGIRDSTIMTYLGLVERRTNELLTLQSFLSSKDLDKDYNPRMVARHLLGQSPPLPRQNKTVEPPTSGCRRRQRSSDQRSENQPPNSALWPAESTMAP